One region of Eupeodes corollae chromosome 1, idEupCoro1.1, whole genome shotgun sequence genomic DNA includes:
- the LOC129954274 gene encoding uncharacterized protein LOC129954274, which produces MTSFGGKEIKEGNFMPTFKVQGQIYHLIGSLLPQTSNPSFLQIYFISEADQISLRQNMGPNLKRQIIEILQDLLNTKNVYISTFKTTLEHAPPNLSDLKIIIKADHKPANEHSGRYNAPTTNEIAVLMLDEDKGPRDIVLHGRDGRLQRVSELHRSYDPLQYPLMFICGEDGYCIGIPTIFPATGQINLNKTVSCMQFYSYRFMVRDNETNFLLLFRKLFSQFVVDMAAKMISERLNFIRTHQKTLRAENYIHLRDAVNNDANVNPRNLGQQIILPSTFTGSPRYLHEKNQDAMTYVRKHGRPDLFITMTCNPEWQDIKTELFSRQKSVDRHDIVARTKCYMLTIEWQKRGLPHAHILIWLASKIQPDEIDSIIRAEIPNKDEDPLLYEIVCKHMIHGPCGDLNPQSPCMADGKCTKRYPRSLIHNTQTGDDGYPQYRRRSLEKGGEVAVIGTKEINNSWVVPYSPILSRCFSAHINVEYCHSVKAIKYLTKYINKGSDQATFAIEDPKNEVEKYLNGRYLSTSEAFWRIFKFPIHDHYPAVYHLAVHLENGQQVTFNDANFQQISQNPPATTLTEFFKLCRNDNFAKTLLYCDVPSYYTWKNKQFYRRKQGKVVPEYPGIKRDDTLGRVYTIHPNSGECFFLRILLHNVRGPVSFEMIRTVNGEIQPTYQAACKKLGLLEDDEHWKYALVDASATQSPRQIRDLFAILLMFCQPTEPKSLWEEFKESMCEDILYQARSEQRNNELLFSDDIFNQGLILIEDKLLMLSDKRIDEYGLPKPTRINQMDLQHHYTREIQYDKQNLHQSEGKIVLAVASSGIAATLLSGGRTAHSTFKLPINIIAHEEATCSISKTTSIAKVFQKADLIIWDECTMSNQAHIEAVNRLLKDLRSSSRLMGGVTMVFSGDFRQIMPVIPKGTRADIIKSCVKSSSIWRYVQKLQLKINMRVELTNNTDTSEFASLLLRIGDGKHTFMGPNTIELNESFGKIVYSTEQLIQCVYGDLNALESRPFSWFCERAIVSPKNCSVDEINRYVLQNLKTESHKYNAIDTVVDDNDSVHYPHEFLNSLNPAGLPPYQLNLKIGTPIILIRNLNPPNLCNGTRLQIKKLLKNIIQVQILTGPAVGKYALIPRIPMIPTDLPFQFKRVQFPIKPCFCMTINKAQGQSFKFIGVDLRENVFSHAEESTSDKVANLLRFDLLLLSAKSLKGRPEVEGFPAEVEGRPAEVEGRPAEVEGRPAEVE; this is translated from the exons ATGACGTCTTTTGGaggaaaagaaattaaagaaggCAACTTCATGCCCACTTTTAAAGTCCAAGGCCAAATATACCACCTTATTGGAAGTTTACTTCCCCAAACAAGCAATCCAAGCTTCCTTCAAATATACTTTATCTCTGAAGCAGATCAAATATCTTTGCGGCAAAACATGGGTCCTAATCTCAAACGGCAAATCATAGAAATACTTCAAGATCTCTTAAAtactaaaaatgtatatatatcaACTTTCAAGACTACTCTCGAACATGCACCTCCAAATTTGTCAGACTTAAAGATTATAATTAAAGCAGATCATAAACCTGCAAACGAGCATAGTGGTCGTTACAATGCTCCAACAACTAACGAAATTGCTGTTTTAATGTTGGATGAAGACAAAGGTCCTAGAGACATTGTTCTGCATGGGCGTGACGGACGTTTACAGCGTGTTTCGGAGCTCCATCGTTCATATGATCCGCTGCAATACCCTTTAATGTTTATTTGCGGTGAAGACGGTTATTGCATAGGCATTCCAACAATTTTTCCTGCAACCggtcaaatcaatttaaataaaactgtttcgTGCATGCAATTTTACTCCTATAGATTTATGGTGAGGgataatgaaacaaattttctgCTTTTATTTCGCAAGCTTTTCAGTCAGTTTGTTGTTGATATGGCCGCCAAAATGATATcagagagacttaatttcataaGAACACATCAGAAAACTCTAAGAGCTGAAAATTATATTCACTTAAGAGATGCTGTTAACAATGACGCTAACGTCAACCCTCGGAATTTAggtcaacaaataattttaccaTCTACTTTTACTGGATCGCCAAGATATTTGCACGAAAAAAATCAAGACGCAATGACATATGTGAGAAAACATGGCCGTCCAGATCTCTTCATCACGATGACCTGCAATCCAGAGTGGCAGGATATTAAAACTGAGCTTTTTTCGAGACAGAAATCTGTTGATAGACATGACATCGTTGCAAGA ACAAAATGCTACATGTTGACCATTGAATGGCAAAAACGAGGTTTGCCACATGCCCATATACTGATTTGGCTTGCAAGTAAAATTCAGCCTGATGAGATTGATTCTATTATAAGAGCTGAGATACCTAATAAGGACGAGGATCCATTGTTATACGAAATTGTTTGCAAGCACATGATACATGGACCCTGTGGTGACCTTAATCCCCAATCTCCATGCATGGCTGATGGTAAATGTACGAAACGGTACCCACGGTCGTTGATACACAACACACAAACAGGTGATGATGGCTACCCACAATACCGTCGACGTTCCTTGGAGAAAGGTGGTGAAGTTGCTGTCATTGGTACAAaggaaataaataatagttGGGTTGTGCCATATTCTCCTATTTTAAGTAGATGTTTTTCAGCGCATATCAATGTAGAATATTGCCACTCTGTAAaggctataaaatatttaacaaaatacataaacaaGGGAAGTGACCAAGCTACTTTTGCAATAGAAGATCCAAAGAATGAGgtagaaaaatacttaaatggTCGCTACTTAAGCACTTCAGAAGCGTTCTGgcgaatatttaaatttcctaTTCATGACCACTATCCTGCTGTGTATCATTTAGCTGTGCACTTAGAAAACGGCCAACAAGTTACCTTCAACGATGCTAACTTTCAACAAATATCACAGAACCCACCTGCAACGACGCTaacagaattttttaaactttgtaggaatgataattttgcaaaaactcTTTTATATTGCGATGTACCCTCTTACTATACCtggaaaaacaaacaattttaccgTCGTAAGCAAGGAAAAGTGGTTCCAGAATATCCAGGAATAAAACGAGACGATACTCTTGGCCGAGTATACACAATTCACCCCAATTCCGGTGAATGCTTTTTTTTGCGGATTCTGCTTCACAATGTTCGTGGTCCAGTATCTTTTGAAATGATCAGAACTGTTAACGGCGAAATCCAACCAACATACCAAGCTGCGTGCAAAAAGTTGGGACTTCTCGAAGATGATGAACACTGGAAATACGCTTTGGTTGATGCCTCCGCAACACAGTCACCACGACAGATAAGAGATTTGTTTGCGATCTTGCTTATGTTCTGTCAGCCAACTGAACCAAAAAGTTTGTgggaagaatttaaagaaagtaTGTGTGAAGATATTTTATATCAAGCACGTTCTGAGCAAAGAAATAACGAGCTCCTATTTTCTGATGACATTTTCAATCAAGGTTTAATTTTGATCGAAGATAAACTTTTAATGTTAAGTGATAAGCGAATTGATGAGTATGGACTTCCAAAACCAACAAGGATTAACCAAATGGACTTACAGCATCACTATACAAGAGAAATCCAATACGACAAACAAAATCTACATCA ATCAGAAGGTAAGATTGTTCTTGCCGTCGCCTCTTCTGGGATTGCAGCAACATTGCTTAGTGGAGGCAGAACTGCTCACTCTACGTTCAAGCTGCCAATTAACATCATTGCCCATGAAGAAGCAACATGCTCTATTTCAAAAACCACTTCCATTGCAAAAGTATTCCAAAAAGCGGACCTTATCATTTGGGATGAATGTACGATGAGTAATCAAGCTCATATTGAGGCTGTGAATAGACTCCTTAAAGATTTAAGATCATCGTCAAGACTTATGGGTGGAGTCACAATGGTTTTTTCTGGGGATTTTAGACAGATAATGCCAGTGATTCCCAAGGGTACTCGAGCCGATATtatcaaatcttgcgttaagtCGTCTTCTATTTGGCGATATGTACAAAAACTTcaacttaaaatcaatatgAGAGTAGAGCTTACTAACAACACTGATACTTCTGAGTTCGCGTCTCTACTTCTAAGAATTGGTGATGGAAAACATACTTTCATGGGTCCAAATACAATTGAATTAAACGAAAGCTTcggaaaaattgtgtatagCACAGAACAACTTATTCAGTGTGTGTATGGAGACCTGAACGCGTTAGAATCAAGACCATTTTCTTGGTTTTGCGAAAGAGCTATCGTGTCACCAAAAAACTGTTCAGTGGATGAAATAAACAGATACGTgcttcagaatcttaaaacggAGTCGCATAAATACAATGCAATTGACACTGTGgttgatgataatgatagtgtGCACTACCCTcatgagtttttaaattcactcaACCCAGCAGGCCTGCCGCCAtatcaacttaatttaaaaattggtacaccAATTATTCTAATAAGAAATCTCAATCCTCCGAATCTGTGCAATGGCACACGACTCCAAATcaaaaagctattaaaaaatataatacaagtCCAAATTCTTACCGGACCCGCAGTAGGAAAATATGCCCTGATTCCCCGGATACCAATGATACCAACAGATCTCCCTTTTCAATTTAAACGTGTGCAATTTCCCATTAAACCATGCTTTTGTATGACAATTAACAAGGCTCAGGGTCAATCGTTTAAATTTATTGGAGTCGACCTTAGGGAAAATGTCTTCTCTCATG